ACCTGCTTGGTTGATTTGGGCTAAAGTATTCTTTTAGTTTTATCGCtacatctttttcatattcatAACTGacacttttcttcatcggTCGTGTGGTAAACCACTTCTAAGAGAAAAGCAGTAGAACAATTCAATTGCACTTTGGATTTCTCGTGTTTAGATCAGTTCCCACATAAGATACATTtgataaagtaaaaaagacACAAATATGTCTGCAATTCTTAAACAGAGAGTGAGGTTCGCTccatatttgaagaagcttaGAACGCCTGAGCAGTGTGTTCCATTCTTCAAGAATGGTCAATATTTGGGATGGTCCGGTTTCACTGGTGTTGGCTCACCTAAGGCTGTTCCAACCGCACTTGCCAATTATGTTGAAAAGAACCACTTGCAAGGGAAACTCGCTTTTAACTTATTCGTTGGTGCTTCCGCTGGCCCCGAAGAGTCCAGATGGGCTGACTTGAACATGTTGGCAAGACGTGCACCACATCAGGTTGGTAAGCCAATTAGAAAAGCAATCAATGAAGGCCGAACTCTGTTCTTAGATAAGCACCTTTCCATGTTCCCTCAGGATTTAACCTACGGATTTTACACAAGAAACAAGAAGGATAACGATCTTTTGGATTACATGCTGATCGAAGCTACTGCCATTACAGAGGATGGTGCAATCGTTCCAGGTCCAGCAGTCGGTGGTTCTCCGGAAATGCTTTCTGTTGCTGACAAGATTATTATTGAAGTGAACACCTCTATTCCATCTTTCGAAGGTATTCACGACATTGATATGCCAATAAATCCTCCAAACAGACCACCTATTCCATACACAAGGGTTGATCAACGTAGTGGTTTGACATCCATCCCAATCGATCCAGAGAAGGTGGTCGCAATCGTTGAATCTACGATTCCGGATAAGGTTCCAGCACCTGCCAAGCCAGATGCTAAGTCTAAGAAGATCGCCGAGCACTTGATTGAGTTCTTTGAACAGGAAGTGAAGGCTGGCAGAATGCCAGAGAATTTGCATCCCCTTCAATCTGGTATTGGTAATGTTGGTAATGCCATTATTGATGGTCTTGCCAGCTCCAGCTTCAAGCACATGAACGTCTGGACTGAGGTTATGCAGGATTCTTTCTTGCAATACTTCGAGAAGGGAAAGATCGACTTTGCCACAGCAACATCCGTTAGATTATCTCCAGAGGGTTTCAAGAAGTTCTTCGGAAACTGGGACTTGTTCAGCAAAAAGGTTTGCTTGCGTTCCCAGGTCGTTTCGAATTCTCCAGAGGTGATTAGAAGATTGGGTGTTATTGCCATGAACACACCAGTTGAATTCGATATTTATGGTCACGCAAACTCCACAAATGTTGGTGGATCTAAAATGTTGAATGGTTTGGGAGGATCTGGTGATTTCTTGAGAAACGCCAAGTATTCGATCATGCACACTCCATCGGCAAGACCATCCAAGACTGATCCAACGGGTATTTCTTGTGTTGTTCCATTCTGCTCACACGTTGATCAAACTGAGCATGATGTCGATGTTTATGTGACTGAGCAAGGTCTAGCTGATTTGAGAGGACTGGCACCAAAGGAGAGAGCACGCGAGATTATAAAGCAATGTGCCCACCCAGATTATCGTGCACAACTTGACGATTACCTGGACAGAGCTATTTTCTACTGCACGAAGAGAAAGTCATTGCACGAACCCCACATCTTGAGTAATGCTTTGAAGATGCACATAAATCTTGAGAAGAATGGTACCATGAAGCTCAAGTCCTGGGATGACCAAATATAAATGTGTTAGGAAGATGTATGAGAACAGAGCCCGAAATTTAGCGCTCCttttgatttatttaaCTTGGAAAGGAgcctttccttttttgtgcACTGTTTCCGATTTTGGGAAGCGATTCGTTGGTTGTGGTGAAGatgaatataaaaaaataaaagtttgAAAGCAAATTTGCTGTCTAATGCTTTTGTAGATCTAACGTTTCTGAAATTAAATTCCACTGGATGGCCGACGACCGGATTATGGTGAATACGGAATTGCGTGTACCTTGTTTAGAGATAGcgctaatttttttttattgggAGGGGACTTTTATACTGCGCCTATGAATAAAAGTATTAAGACGTGATAGTACGAAATAAATAGCTTAGATAATTagaatgaaaaatcatGAATACACAAGAAACTAGAATAGGcaatttaaataaataatgacCCATTTAATTATCGGGCAGGAACATGAAGTGACATGAACTTAGATAACGCATGGcaaacgttttttttttcgattgTCTTACAACTCTTTAGAAACGTTGACATTGaatagaaaagagaaagcgAAAGCCGATCTATTATCGATTATTAAGGTAATATTATTGAAAACATCCCGAACCGCAGGAAGAAATTAGACTAATAACAAAAATGCTTTATGTTTAGTGCtcattcttttattttatacaTTATACATTGCGCGGAAACATCAAGGGTCCGAACTCCGGAGAATAGTGCTGAagttacaaaaaaaaaaaaaggaaataaatcCGGTTTCGCACATGCTTGAAGCCGATTGTT
This region of Brettanomyces bruxellensis chromosome 4, complete sequence genomic DNA includes:
- the ACH1 gene encoding acetyl-CoA hydrolase yields the protein MSAILKQRVRFAPYLKKLRTPEQCVPFFKNGQYLGWSGFTGVGSPKAVPTALANYVEKNHLQGKLAFNLFVGASAGPEESRWADLNMLARRAPHQVGKPIRKAINEGRTLFLDKHLSMFPQDLTYGFYTRNKKDNDLLDYMLIEATAITEDGAIVPGPAVGGSPEMLSVADKIIIEVNTSIPSFEGIHDIDMPINPPNRPPIPYTRVDQRSGLTSIPIDPEKVVAIVESTIPDKVPAPAKPDAKSKKIAEHLIEFFEQEVKAGRMPENLHPLQSGIGNVGNAIIDGLASSSFKHMNVWTEVMQDSFLQYFEKGKIDFATATSVRLSPEGFKKFFGNWDLFSKKVCLRSQVVSNSPEVIRRLGVIAMNTPVEFDIYGHANSTNVGGSKMLNGLGGSGDFLRNAKYSIMHTPSARPSKTDPTGISCVVPFCSHVDQTEHDVDVYVTEQGLADLRGLAPKERAREIIKQCAHPDYRAQLDDYLDRAIFYCTKRKSLHEPHILSNALKMHINLEKNGTMKLKSWDDQI